ttttgagcctgtacatgtacgggctttgtcattaaggggttaatgacaatGTCattggcagatcggccccatccggcccccgtctagtcgcccgtttctcctgctgtaaagactcaaaccttaatcagtcgttggtctcgtcagattcaggagccgtatgtctatcccgtgcatgtttaatcccctcactgtattacgctctaccacctctgctgggaggctgttccacttatctaccaccctctttgtaaagtaaaacttccttatattccATCTcggcctctgatcctctagctTCAGATTATGACCTGTTGTGCTAAAATTTAAAACAGTTTATCGTCAGTGATAATGGTAATGTAAGACATTAAAAAACTATCCATTTAGGGttctttttaaagtaaaacattgtCCCTAACACTCGATCTATGATATAGGAGCTCAGGGTACTAACTAAACCATCGACCTTCAGGATCTCCCCAAAGGAGACATTATTGTCCTGGATCAGCGGGCTTCTGTAGTTAGAATGGAATAACCCTAACATGTATTATACTGAGAACCTTTACGTTTGGTGGCCCTTGAGGACCAGGTTTACATTGTAACATTCTCATTTACTTCTCGGAATGTACGGGACGGAGAACAAAGGGTTACGCCCTTTCCCTGTAAATTCGGAGTCTTTCGATAAGATATCTTATCCCGTTCTGACTTTACAGGTGACATTGTACACGCTAGAACAATGAAGGAACGCGCCGGGTGTTTGTTAAGTGCTTATGACTTAGAAGTGGATTTCTATGAGCCCggcttacagaaacaaagcGGGGAGATAAGTGCAGAGCAAACATTGTGTTTGTTTAACGAGAAAACCCCCTCTGTGCTTTGTTTAAGGTGAAAAGAAGACATTGGAGGGGGCTACAAAAATTAAAGGGGTTACAAACACGGAAGGGGCtaggggatagatagatagatagatagatagatagatagatagatagatagatagatagatagatagatagatagataatggatggatggatggatagatggatagatagatggatgatggatagatagatagatagatagatagatagatagatagatagataatggatggatggatggatagatggatagatagatggatgatggatagatagatagatagatagatagatagatagatagataatggatagatagatggatagacggAACTGTTGGTCTATAACTCATTGAGTTTCAGGTCTTCGTGGACGTCGTTTAGCAGAGTATTAAAAGCCTCTAACACGTTATGCTGTTCCATTCCCCATCTAGGAGAATTATGACCTCTACTCGGTGGAGATGGATAGACAAGAAGATGGAGACATGGACGTCAAAATCAAGAAGAAGAACAAAGGCGTACAAAAGAAGGAGAAGCTGGAAAACATGAAGAAGGAGATGGACATTGTGAGGACTGGGAACGGGGAAGGTTACGGGGATGTTGAGATTAGTCAGAGGGATTCGGAATTAGTGTGGGTTTCTATAATTTCTTTACTCTAAAATGAACAGTTTTTGGTACCGCTTCTCGGTGGCAGGGGCGGATACTATATGTCCAGGGGGACTCTTAGAGGTCCACATTATAACCAAAGACAACGAGTGATGCAATCATTTCAATACAACTTAAGTTCTAATTCCAAAATGATGATGATCAGAGAGGAATCCTTGTGTGTTAAGGGAAATAAACTAAGCAACTGGCCCCAAAACAACTCAGACCCTTCTAGGCCAAACGGAGAAGAACATCTTCACAATCTACTCATTAACTAAGCTTAATGGAGGAAACCTGATGTTCATCACTACAAATAATTATCTGTATTTACTTTCTCCAGAATGACCATGAGCTGACTATAGAAGAGTTGGAACTCAAATACCAGACAAGCGTCACCAAGGTGAGTCTGCAAAGCGGAGCTGCGATCCCGGccaatcgttttttttttcatgagtaaatatttacattttataaaaatattttgttttcatcgGCATTTGATTCTCCTTCCCACAGGGTCTCAAGAGTGGTTTTGCGGCTGAGATACTAACTCGTGATGGTCCCAACGAGCTGAAGCCCCCGAAGGGCACCCCTGAGTATGTGAAGTTCGCCCGTCAGTTGGCCGGAGGGCTGCAGTGCCTGATGTGGGTGGCAGCCGTCATCTGCCTTATTGCTTTCGGCATTCAGTGCTCGCAAGGCGACCTCACCAGTGCGGACAACGTGAGTGCTGACCAACGAGACCGCGTTCCCCCACTTCCCGTCAGTCAGTGTCCCATATCTATTATTCCGTGGAGCGTATTCCAGTTTAAAAGTGGTTTCTGCTGGGTCTCTAAGTCACTGCCTGCTTCTCCATCTTCTTCTCTGGGTCTTTCTGTCACTTCTCGTGTCTTCTTGTCACTAATGAAGGCTTCACGTCGCTGCACCATTGTCCCAGACTCCATGCCACCGCCTTGGTCATCTTATGGAGTCTTCATGTCACTGCATCTCTTCATCATTGTCCCAGACTCCATGCCACCGCCTTGGTCATCTCTCCACTAATGGAGTCTTCATGTCACTGCATCTCTTCATCATTGTCCCAGTCTCCATGCCACCGACTGGGTCTTAACCCGATCGCCCACACCTTTGCCTCACTACCACGTGCTCTCTCTTTCACAGCTGTATCTCGCCGTCACCCTCATCACTGTTGTGGTTGTTACCGGATGCTTTGGGTATTACCAAGAATTTAAGAGCACCAACATCATTGCAAGTTTCAAGAACCTGGTCCCGCAGGTAACAAGATAAATACTTACCAATAAAGCCCTTAATTAAAGAGGTGTTTGAGGGGCGTCTCTCAATGCATCGCATTTAGTATAATTTGCCGCCGGGTACGTAACCGACCTCAGGACAAGATCTTCCACCAGCGTGATGACTGTGTGCCACCTAGTGTTAGAACTATTAACGCGACAAATAAGAAACGCGTCTTCGCAGGTAGACTGAAGGAGCAGGTGGCGTTTAGGCTTTTAACAACGTGTTTTAAGctaaataaagtttgtaaaatgaatgtttatcatatatataaagcacGGTTTTGCGTTCTCTTGTGTCTTCTAGCAAGCCACCGTCATACGGGATGGGGAGAAGTTTCAGATTAATGCCAACCAGCTGGTAGTCGGAGACTTGGTGGAGATTAAAGGAGGGGATCGTGTGCCGGCCGATATTAGGATCACAACATCACAGGGATGCAAGGTAACCTGACCTAAAATGGGGCAACCCGGCCATATTGAGTATGGTATATAAACCATCGACGCAAGGGTAATGCCGGCCCAACGGGTCCAATGTGAAGTGTGTCAAAACACATTTAGCACAGGTCACCCCATAATGAATTCCGAAATTCACCATAAActctgaaaaaaatacaaccatTATGAGATTTCTGCAATGCCACGCTTTTTAAGGAAAGATAAGGCTGATCTCAGAAACCCAGAACGGTTTTCTCATTAAACGCATCCGTTTTTAGGTGGATAACTCATCTCTGACAGGAGAGTCCGAACCTCAGACCCGTTCCCCAGAATATACCCATGAAAGCCCATTGGAAACCAGGAACATTGCCTTCTTCTCCACTATGTGTCTCGAAGGTAAATCAGAAACCTGCACCCTAAATATTACTGAACCCCCTCCTTCATTATGATATTTCTTTGATGCCAACATGGATagactaattattattatgacattATGGATGGGGGATATTCAAGATACAGTCTGGAGACACATGGAATTAGGAGGACCTTGAGGTGGAAGATTTACCCACTTCTTTGGCCAACAGAAGAGATTATGATTGAATTTTTTGAGTATCTAAACCAAGTATGTTATTCTCTCTGTCAtaacaaactttattttctgGCCATGGTGCAGGTGCCGCTACAGGAATAATAATCAACACAGGAGATCGTACCATCATTGGGCGTATTGCGAGTTTGGCATCGGGAGTGGGTAATGAGAAGACTCCCATTGCCATAGAAATTGAACACTTTGTGGACATCATTGCTGGACTCGCCGTCTTCTTTGGGGCAACCTTCTTTGTTGTTGCCATGGTCATTGGCTACCCGTTCCTCAGAGCTATGGTCTTCTTCATGGCCATTGTGGTGGCTTATGTCCCTGAGGGTCTGCTGGCCACTGTCACGGTAAGAGCCCTTGTTGTCCACGTTAAAACGCGAAAGAGCAATTAGCTAGATACTTGTATGATGCGGGCAGGGAAGTCTGCATGTACTTCAATAGTATTTGTCTTCATTCTCCCTCCCATTTTGGTTCTTTGGCAGGTATGCCTGTCCCTCACGGCCAAGCGCCTTGCCCGGAAAAACTGTGTCGTCAAGAACCTTGAGGCCGTCGAAACTTTGGGTTCTACTTCTGTAATTTGCTCCGACAAGACAGGGACATTGACCCAGAACAGGATGACTGTGTCCCACTTGTGGTTTGACAACCACATTCATTCAGCCGACACCACAGAGGATCAATCAGGTGAGCCTTTCATGGCTGGACTAGGGCTTTATAGAGGGTCTATCTCACTACATTGGCCTATAATTTAAGGGACCCCTTAATAAGTGAAGTCAGGGATTTTGACCAGGCGTCCTGGATTCGACTGCTCTTTGTGAATTGTTGGGAAACCACTTCCCTGACCAGTCCGAAGTCCTCCATCCTCTTTCGACGCGCTTTGTGATCTCCAAATCCTTGATGTTTCAGGCCAAAGTTTTGACCAGACGTCAGACACATGGAGAGCCCTGAGCAAGGTGGTCAGTCTCTGTAATCGTGCTTCCTTTAAAGGTGGTCAGGAAGGTGTTCCTGTGCCCAAGGTAAGCAAAACAACGCGCTTATTTAATAGGGGGATTTTTATAGGGGATTTTTGTGATCTGTGAGATTTTTAGGCAGTTGTGTATTGGAGCGGACAGAGAAGTAGTAGATAGAGAAGCGGGAGATGCGTTGTTACAGAGAACAGTATAAGTAACGGCATGGACACCGTATGTGGCTTGTTTTTGGGGTGGCTCACCATCAATGTATCGGTAATTCCGGGACAAGATTGACAGGCAGAGCTTTTAGGATATGCCATTAACCCCAGAGATGTCCCCGCAGAGAATTGTGATCGGTGATGCATCCGAGACGGCGCTGCTGAAGTTCTCCGAGCTGACCGTTGGAAACGTAACAGAATATCGGGAGAGGTTCAAGAAGGCTGCAGAAGTCCCTTTTAACTCAACCAACAAGTTTCAGGTGAGCAGGCGCATAACGAGCCTGACCAGGAGCGAGGAATAgatctttattatttatctgaAGCATTTACATCTTTTTTGTTATGTTCACACCTCAGAACACGAGTCACTTTATATCTGCCAGCAATATATTTATACCTCCATGCTGGGAATAttctgtaatgtttttattCCTGTGCAGCTATCAATTCACGAGCTGCAGGATCCTTTGGATCTCCGTTATCTTCTGGTCATGAAAGGAGCCCCAGAAAGGATTTTGGAGAGGTGTTCTACAATCATGATAAAGGGACAGGAGCTGCCTCTAGATGAGCAATGGAAGGAAGCTTTCCAGACTGCTTACATGGACCTTGGTGGCCTGGGAGAAAGAGTCCTGGGTAAGAGTCGGAGAATACATCGGTCTTACCCAACTTTCAGCAATAGCACGGGATACGATTAAGTAAACTGATTAATTGAAGGATCGTTTGGTGAGATAGTGACTCCGTTGGGCCCTCGTGTTTGGTCGATTCTTCTTATAGGACCTATATGGTAGGAGCTCTTCATGTTTGATGAGATATTAGCATGGTTACATTGTATTAAATGACCGGAAGGAGAACGTCAGACGGATACATTGGTTACAGTTGGTACGACATGAATGGACATCAGTTTTCATCCCGTCTATGATGATATCCCACAGGTTTTTGTCACCTCTACCTGAACGAGAAGGAATTCCCTCGTGGCTTTAACTTTGACACGGAAGACATGAATTTCCCAACTAGCGGCTTGTGCTTCGCCGGTCTCATTTCTATGATTGACCCACCCCGTGCCACCGTGCCCGATGCCGTCATGAAATGCAGAACCGCAGGAATCCGGGTAAGTAAAGGAGAACGAGCTCtcgcaaaaataaataaacagaaacaaGAAAGGATGGTCTCCACCATGTTCACCGCCATGGTTATAATGGTCTGTGTCTTTTCAGGTAATCATGGTCACCGGGGATCACCCAATCACCGCTAAGGCCATTGCAGCCAGTGTGGGCATCATCTCCGAGGGAAGTGAGACCGTAGAGGACATCGCTGCCCGTCTACGAATCCCTGTGGAACAAGTGAACAGACGGTACACAAACGGTTCATTCATGCGCGAATAGGGCCCGAATCCAGCTCTTTTACCTATACACCTTGTTAGTTAACGCCACGACCTATGGCTGGAGAATCCTTATGTCCCCATATTTTATGAATATCTTTTAGAGCTAGGGTGCTAGGAGGAAACGCCACTAGAGAGTTTAAATTGAAATTGAAATTAATTGGTTTGTATTAAATGAGGTCACACTAAGTTAACGGTCTCTCCTCAGAGATGCCCGCGCCTGCGTGATTAACGGCGGTCAGCTGAAGGACATGAGCAGCGAGGAACTAGTAGAGGCTCTGAAGATGCACCCCGAAATGGTGTTCGCTCGAACTTCTCCCCAGCAGAAACTCATCATTGTGGAGAGCTGCCAAAAATTGGTGAGCCTCAGACttctttactgtattttatatagGGAATATTCTGACATTGGGTAAGACAACTGCTTTGTCGATAGCTGATACACCTTAATGCACTTCTCCGTCTGTCCCAAACCGGTATATTAAGGTCCTCGATCTGGTCCAGGGCTCTTCTGATGGCCATGGCCGGTCACTAAACATGGAGTAGTTTGCGACCCTTAATAACAAGCACATGACACTGTATCTGTTTCCATAAAGGGAGCCATCGTGGCAGTAACAGGGGACGGTGTCAACGACTCTCCGGCGTTGAAGAAAGCCGACATTGGAGTTGCCATGGGAATAGCTGGATCGGACGCAGCCAAGAACGCAGCTGACATGATTCTATTAGATGATAACTTTGCTTCCATAGTCACCGGGGTGGAACAAGGTAAGATGGCGTCAACACTTGCCTCTGTCTGGATACCAATTCTCCTCCATTGCCCATCCCAACCACAATATCGCAAACCAAACCAGGgcacctttttaaaaatataaaatatggaagTCCCAAACATGTatcagagaagagacgctggcatgTAGGTTTCTTTTCCCAGTTCTCATCCATTGTTCCTCAAAGACCTTTTGTTCCTTCATTGGACCAATCACCTGTCTGATTCCTTAGGCCGTCTGATCTTTGATAACCTGAAGAAGTCCATCGCGTACACACTGACCAAGAACATCCCGGAACTGGCCCCGTATCTCATCTACATCACGGCCAGTGTCCCTCTGCCCCTGGGCTGCATCACCATCCTGTTCATTGAGCTGGCCACAGACATCGTGAGTAGGATCTGGACAGCCTTATCCTCTAAGCCTCAACAAGACGTTTCTGTAATCCTATTCTTGCTGACAGAGACCAGGCTGTTACTTTATTTAAGCCGTTAGGTTCCACAGGTTAACATTACTACTGCAAATTTAATACCCCCCGAGATTAAATCACATAAAATCCAGGGTATTCATCATTCATACTCGCATCTTTTCTCTACAATTTGGGGTGAGCTTGGTATTTGGTGGGACTCCTGGATATACGTCTCAGAACGATACTTATATTGACAGCACATTAAACCGGTTTCTTTTTGTCCATAGTTCCCGTCGGTGTCTCTGGCTTACGAGAAAGCAGAGAGTGACATCATGCACCTTAAACCAAGAAACCCGCGAAGGGACCGGCTGGTGAATGAGGCGCTTGCTGTCTATTCCTACTTTCAGATTGGTACGTTATGGGAGAGATGAGACTCCACTCCCAGTAGGTTCCCACCAAGAGACATGTAATAGTTGAGCTGTTGAAGGCGCTGTAGGCACAAGTACATTAGGGATTCGTTggggactttgttgtctcatccTAGAGAGATGATACTCTCCCATTGAGTAAATGTCATTGGACTTTAATAACTAAGCTtagtagagagaaaaaaacgttCCTTTCCCTGCATGTTCTTAGGTGTGATTCAGTCATTTGCTGGATTCGTGGACTACTTCACCGTGATGGCCCAGGAAGGCTGGTATCCTGCGTACTGCCTGGGTCTCCGAGCCCAGTGGGAAAACCAGCACCTACAAGACCTGGAGGACAGTTACGGCCAGGAATGGGTGCGGTAATACCCTGGGGGGTTTTTTAGTGACATTTAGGGGCCAAAcaaagtttgattttttttaaagatatttgaaTTCCTTTCATCTTCACAAAGTAGAACTAGAGCAATCTATTCCATTTTAGTTTCCTTTGATCTTAACTGCATGACTTCCCGTCCATCTTCTGCATCATCTTTGTATCTTCGGAAGGTTAAGCTTTACAGTTCTTGCAGTGAGACGCCACGAACCCGTCTACACCCCTTGCCGGTCCCTGTAGATATGTCTACTCACATTGAAATAATCCAGCGTGGGTTGCTGTTAATGTCTTCCTGTCGCTCGTGCCTTTTCAGACCTTCAGCCAGCGCCTGTACCAACAGTACACCTGCTACACCGTCTTCTTCATCAGTATTGAAGTGTGTCAGATCTCCGACGTGCTGATCAGGAAAACGCGTCGGCTTTCCACCTTCCAGCAAGGCTTCTTCAGGTACAACTCCCTGTTTAACTCTATCGCTGTTGAATAAAGCACCAAATACATacgaaaaagaaaacatattaaattaaaatttaaagttctttaacaaacaaaaaatctccaaaactgtcaaataatcaaagaaaatatgCAAGCGAAACATCTATCGAGAAAAAAAGTACTTCTAAAGATAGAATTTTATAATTAATGTGCTAAATAATGTGGAATCAAATATTTTGTCTATTTTCTTTTAACAGAAACAAAGTTTTGGTTATAGCCATCGTCTTCCAAGTGTGCCTGGGCTGCTTCCTCTGCTACTGCCCGGGGATGCCCAACGTCTTTAATTTCATGCCGATCCGGTAAGTTAGTGGAATACGGAACCCCACGAGCCTCACCGTTCATGAATGATGCTCACAGCGACCTCAGCCTCCGCTTCGTTATTGATTATCCTCTGCTTGTTCGCGGGGAGTAGCTGATTTCTGATTTGTTTCCCCCCcgtttttatatttacagattCCAGTGGTGGCTTGTTCCTCTCCCGTTCGGTATATTGATCTTCGTCTACGATGAAATCCGTAAGCTTGGAGTTCGCAGACACCCTGGAAGTGAGTATTCCTTAAGCGGAATCGCTAAACAGCGCCGATCTCCTCGCGGTTCCACCTCAAAGTCATTATATTAtgctataaactaaaaaaaaaacagcaggaaatggagATTATACAGGgaattatacaatatttaatggAAAGTTTCACATAATGTGCAAATATGGTATCAGCAGAGAAGAGAAACGGAATTATTTGCAGAACACAaagaggaataataataataattatgaatcACCTTT
This window of the Spea bombifrons isolate aSpeBom1 chromosome 12, aSpeBom1.2.pri, whole genome shotgun sequence genome carries:
- the ATP4A gene encoding potassium-transporting ATPase alpha chain 1, whose protein sequence is MGKKENYDLYSVEMDRQEDGDMDVKIKKKNKGVQKKEKLENMKKEMDINDHELTIEELELKYQTSVTKGLKSGFAAEILTRDGPNELKPPKGTPEYVKFARQLAGGLQCLMWVAAVICLIAFGIQCSQGDLTSADNLYLAVTLITVVVVTGCFGYYQEFKSTNIIASFKNLVPQQATVIRDGEKFQINANQLVVGDLVEIKGGDRVPADIRITTSQGCKVDNSSLTGESEPQTRSPEYTHESPLETRNIAFFSTMCLEGAATGIIINTGDRTIIGRIASLASGVGNEKTPIAIEIEHFVDIIAGLAVFFGATFFVVAMVIGYPFLRAMVFFMAIVVAYVPEGLLATVTVCLSLTAKRLARKNCVVKNLEAVETLGSTSVICSDKTGTLTQNRMTVSHLWFDNHIHSADTTEDQSGQSFDQTSDTWRALSKVVSLCNRASFKGGQEGVPVPKRIVIGDASETALLKFSELTVGNVTEYRERFKKAAEVPFNSTNKFQLSIHELQDPLDLRYLLVMKGAPERILERCSTIMIKGQELPLDEQWKEAFQTAYMDLGGLGERVLGFCHLYLNEKEFPRGFNFDTEDMNFPTSGLCFAGLISMIDPPRATVPDAVMKCRTAGIRVIMVTGDHPITAKAIAASVGIISEGSETVEDIAARLRIPVEQVNRRDARACVINGGQLKDMSSEELVEALKMHPEMVFARTSPQQKLIIVESCQKLGAIVAVTGDGVNDSPALKKADIGVAMGIAGSDAAKNAADMILLDDNFASIVTGVEQGRLIFDNLKKSIAYTLTKNIPELAPYLIYITASVPLPLGCITILFIELATDIFPSVSLAYEKAESDIMHLKPRNPRRDRLVNEALAVYSYFQIGVIQSFAGFVDYFTVMAQEGWYPAYCLGLRAQWENQHLQDLEDSYGQEWTFSQRLYQQYTCYTVFFISIEVCQISDVLIRKTRRLSTFQQGFFRNKVLVIAIVFQVCLGCFLCYCPGMPNVFNFMPIRFQWWLVPLPFGILIFVYDEIRKLGVRRHPGSWWDKELYY